TCTCGCGCCCAAAGCAGTCGCAGTTAACTGAGATCCCATACAAATTCCCAGCACCTTTTTGCCTGAATGTATGGCTCTGGAGATAAACTCTTTCTCTTGCTTCAGCCAAGGATATTCATCAGTTTGATCAATATTCATCGGACCGCCTAGAACAATAAGGAGATCAAACTCACTCAGTTCAGGGAAATGGATATCATCCTTATATAAAGCTGTCTTCGTCAGATGGAACCCTCTTTCATCTGCCCAATCCTGTATATATCCCAAACCCTCATAGGGAACATGCTGTAAATAATGAACGATCAACTTGAACCTCTCCTTTTTCAGCAAAATTGCACGGTATAGATCCTTCCGTGCTTTTATCTCCGTGTACTCGCATCGTTCGTATCCTCTCGGACCAACCCGGCTAAAAGTGCGCGGAACCCAGGAAACTTTGATTTGAATGTACATGGATTTAGGGTTTTTCGTCAATGCTATTTTGGTATACGTCCTATACTGATCGGGATTTTTAGCCTTCGGAATTCTAATATTCTTTTGCTTCTCCTCCGACACATCCGTATGTTTACTCCTTCACATACAGGGAATCTAGCAGACAGA
The Metabacillus sp. FJAT-52054 genome window above contains:
- a CDS encoding type 1 glutamine amidotransferase, which codes for MSEEKQKNIRIPKAKNPDQYRTYTKIALTKNPKSMYIQIKVSWVPRTFSRVGPRGYERCEYTEIKARKDLYRAILLKKERFKLIVHYLQHVPYEGLGYIQDWADERGFHLTKTALYKDDIHFPELSEFDLLIVLGGPMNIDQTDEYPWLKQEKEFISRAIHSGKKVLGICMGSQLTATALGARVSKNAFEEVGWHEVKMRETRIPGLPASFKAMQWHGDTFDLPEDCIWLAESEACSNQAFLYDDRVIGLQFHLEFTEEIVSKVAESETPSKGQYVQSLEEIAEGRHYFQQSKRLVSCFLDYLNQ